The DNA window TCGGTCAGCCTTTGCCATCTGTGCGGCTACAGCAGGATCGCGCCTTCCCGTGGTAAAGCTAAGCCGGGGCGCTCGCCACGCTGGAACGTCGCATCAGAAGGCTGACGATATGATCAGGCAGGCTTGAAATAATGGGATCGTTTGCGCTCGAACTTCTTCTATGCGTACTTGCCTTCGGGTTCGGATATGCGGCGAACCAAGGCGGAACCTGTTTAGTGGTGGCCGCTCATGAGTTACACAGAAGACAGCCGCCGAAAATGTTCGTCGGATTTCTCGCAGCGTCGGCAGCGGCAGGCCTGGTTGCGGTCCCGATAGTCTGGACGGGAACACTGGGCGCAACACTCGCACCCTCGACCAGCATCAATTTCCTCCTGCTCATCGGCGCCATCGCCTTCGGCCTCGGCGCACTCATTAATGACACATGCCTGCTCGGATCGCTGGCGCGGCTTGGGGATGGGGAGATGCGACTTCTAGCTCTACCCTTGGGATTAACGATTGGTATCTTGGCTGCCGACCATGGCAGGTTCGGCTACGATTCAACATGGCCAAGCTTAATCTCCAAACCGAGCGCAACAGGCCTCGTTACTCTCCTAGCCTTCCTAGTTGTGCTCGTGCTGGCACTCGTTTTCGTTTCCACGAAGAGCGTTCTGCGAACAAAGCCGGGTTGGTCGTTCGGCGCTTCGATGATTGGACTCGGTATCACTGGCGGACTTCTATATGCACTCTCGCCGGCCTGGACCTTCGCAGACGTGATTCAACGCGCCCTTCCTCTCAGAATGTCCCCGGCCGGCGAGGTCGCGCTCACTGCGGTGATCTCTTCGATCGCAGGCGCCCTAACCGCCTCCTTTCGCCAAGGCAATCTGCGTCTCCAACTGCCGACAGCCAATGGCATTCTGCGATCTGTCGTCGGCGGCACATTGATGGGTATCGGCATCGCGCTCATACCCGGCGGGAATGATGGGTTGATCCTCGCAGCGGTTCCGACTCTTTCACCTGGTGGGATAGTCGCCTACCTTCTGATGACGACGACAATCGTCTTCGGATTTGCAGCGCGTGGTAAGTTATTCCGGCGCTGCCTTTCACGGCCATGATAAGGGCAACAGAGGACTTGCCCTCCTGACATGAGCATTTATCCCGACCGGGAATATCGGCTGACTAGCTCGTATGCCTTTGCAGGCCCTTGGACCATGATGACCACTTCAAAGGCCGCCGGCCCCAGAATCCTGTAGGTTGCATGGTAGGTGTCGTCTCCGCAGGCATAGACGCCACTCGCTTCCAACCCGGTATCCGTCCGCGAGAAACTCAAGCTGAGGAACTGCGTCCCGATATGAGGTCCGTCTGCGAACTCGACGACAACACTGTCCTCGCTCAAGCGATAGCGATACTGCCGGCACGCGGAGAATACTCTGCCATCTGCCAGTGAGAGAATGCCGCTCTCTCGATAAGCGAGCGCGCCTTCGCCGATCGCTGCTACGATTTCGGTGGGCATGGTTATCTCGTCCAGGGCCGCGTCCATCCGTACAGGCTGGACGTTTGCCAACGGGCTATAGGCCCACCCGGAGCGCCAGCCCCATCAAGTCAAAATCCCGCAAAGGTCGCGCGTTTGCTGGGTAAAGGCATCGCCGATGAGGATGGCTTCGTGAGGCAGCGAAGCGCGAGCCAGCCGCTCGACATATCTCGCTTATTAGTATATGGTATATGCGTCGCGCATATACTGCAACGCCTGCCCGAAGCACGTAGACGACGTTCGTGACGTTCCCACGGGACCACTGTTGAGGAATTTTAGATGAGCATTTTCGACCGTTATGAATTTCTTGTCCCCGAGCACGGTCGGAGGGATCTTGGCCTGCTTAGATGGGCTCTCGTGATCGTATTTCTGTGGTTCGGCGCGATGAAGTTCACAGCGTACGAGGCCTATGGTATCGCCCCGTTTATCGAACACAGCCCGATCATGAATTGGCTCGGCATGTTCGGGACGCAGGGGCAAAGCTATTTCATCGGCGTTATCGAGTTATCGACCGGTCTCGTTCTGATCCTTGGTGCATTTCGTCCACTCTTCTCTGCGCTAGGCGCACTAATGTCAGCAGCGACCTATCTGATCACGCTGACCTTTTTCATCACCACTCCAGGTGTCGCGGAGCAGACTGCCGGCGGCTTTCCTGCGATTTCGGCTGCACCAGGGCAGTTTCTACTGAAGGACGCAGTTCTGCTAGCGGCGTCCCTCGTGCTGCTGCGTGCTTCGGTCCGCCACAGAGGGGCGCTTGTGCTCTCGTGACTGTGGTCCTCTCGTGACGGCGGGCGTGCAAATCCTGCAGAACCTCCGCGGGGCATGGATGCTCCGTCGCGATATCGAGCCCGGAGGCGCTCAGCTGCATGGCGACGCGGTCTTCGCCCGTTTCGCCGCAATCCCCGACGTCGTGGAGCACGGACTGTTCCTCAATGGGATTGATACAATCGTGATCGCGCGCGGTGACACGATGGAAGTGCGACGCCGGGGGCAAGCTAGGTCTCGCTGATCTGCACCTGCGCGGCCTGGATGACAGCGCTGACGCGGAGTGATTCTCGGGCGCGACCTACGGCGATTCCGAGCGAAAAGGCTTGCCCTATAGCCGCCAGGTATCAACGGTTCCGCGGCCTTAACGAGCCGGACCCGTTTTTTTCGGCGCGCTCGATCAGTCGAAATCCTCCGAAACCCTTCTAAAACAGGACATTTTCCACAAGCCGCGCGGAGGAAGAGGACCACGGTATGGCTTGCTGTCTATGCTCCGCGCACATATAGATGTGGCAATGGATGGACCTCGAGATCGAAACATTTTCGGGGCGTTCGCACTCATGATCAGCGACGACATCGTTCGCGCTAGTTCATCGCGGGCGCCGGAAGCTGGACCCGCCGCCTCAGCGCTGGCGTTGCTCGCGCACAAGCCCGGGCTCTCGATCCGTATGCTTGCGATCGGGGTGGGCCTTTCACATGCTGGAACTGTTCGCCTGGTGGATAGATTGGTAAGCGAGGGATTGATCGAGCGTAGGGAGCATTCGACAGACGGGCGCGCGCGATCCCTCTATCTTACTCCAACTGGCAAGGTCGCGAGCGACGAGGTCCTGGCCTCGCGCGATCAAGTGATTGCCGAAGGGCTATCGATCCTTAATCCAGACGAACTGAAAACCTTATCGGACATCGCTGAACGCGTTCTCCGAAATCGCTTGGAAAACCTCGAGCAGTCATACCGCATCTGCCGCTTGTGCTGCTACGAGGGCTGCACGAACTGCCCCGTCGATGCCGAATTGCATGAGCGAGGTGTGGACCGCGAGAAGAACGACGACGCGTAGGAGACTCGCAATTGCGGCAGCTCAACGCTGCTCAGATGGCGGGGCTTCATAATGTCAGCGAGCCTACCATCAGCCGCATTCTTTTGGCTACGCGTCAAGCCGGCCGATCGGGCATGGCGGTCTCATTCTAATATGTCGGTGATCGCCCCACTTTTAGCCGCTCAATTGATCGGAACGCGGTTTCGGAAGCGGCCGTTCAAACCACTCGCTGCATTCCCATTTCTCTATGTCCGATAGGTAGTTTCGGGGAAAAGCAGTCGGGAACAGGTTTCGGGAACGCATGCTCCGGCAGGAGCGCAGCGCGCGTCCCAAACGCGTTTTCCCGGTAGAGCTTCCCAATCGGCAAAGTGCGGGCCACCTCAGACTGCGAACGCGAAAAACCGCCTGGCTGGTCACTCAAGGCAGGGTAACGACGATTTTCGCTGCGGATACACCCGCCTTCAGGGCTTCCAAGGCAGCCTGGAGCATTTCAAGGCCCTGGCCCACGATCTTCGCCGGAGGGGCGGGGACGAACGTGCGCGCCGCGAGAGCCTGCGGCAGGAATTCGCGGTAGATCATTGGACCAACCTCGTCATCCTTGAGGCTCGTCCCGGAGATGTGCGTCGCCTCGACTCCAAATGAACGCTCGTCGGGCGGGGCCAGCGTCGCTGCCACCCGGCGCGAGCCCTCGCATCTCGCAACTACGGCAAAACAGTCTTTCATGTGACCGGTCGCGTGAAGCGTTCCAGCGAGACTGCGCCCGCGCATTGCCTCAATCACGTCTTCCACGATGGCTGGACTCGAGTGGTCAAGAACCTCGCTTGCACCCAGCTCCTTCAACAGGCCGACGTTGCGCGCCGAAGCGGTGGCGACGCACCTGTAGCCCGACGCCACCGCGAGCTGGATGGCGTTGCAGCCAACGCTCGACGATCCACCCCAGACCAGAACGACCTCTGGACGCGCGGTCGGCGAGTGTAACGGTGGCGCGAGAGCCAACTGTGTCCGTCCGTAGAGCCCGCTTGCGGCGGTGCCAAGGCCAAGCGGGAGGACTGCCGCATCAGCGAAGGCAATGTTGTTGGGGATCGGCGCCGCCATGTGGTCCAGCACGATCGTGTGGTGCTGGAACGCACCCTGCGCAGGTTGATTTACGGTTGTCCCGACCGCCTGTCCGATGACTCGATCGCCGACCTTGAACCGCTCGACCGCGCCACCGACCGCCGCGACCTCACCGGAGACGTCGCTGCCGAGAATCGCGGGATAGTCGAGCCATGGCAAAAGCGCGACGTCCTGCAGAATCCAGTCGAGTGGGTTGATCGCGATGGCCGCGTTGCGGATCAATATCTCGTTCGCCGCCAGATGCGGCAGAGCGGTGACACCGATCCTCAGTGGCTGCCCCGGCGCTTTCTGCCAGGCGGCCTGATTAGTCACGGTTTCGGTCATCATCAACTCTTTCTGTCAAGTATTACAGCTGGGCGTTCGTCTGAGCGGTCCAACCGCCAGGTCGGGCGCACGAAGTGGCAGCTATAGCCCCCAGGATAGCGCACCAGGTATTCTTGGTGCTCTGGCTCCGCCTCCCAAAAGGGTTCTTCTGGGTTGATCTCCGACACGACCGGGCCTGGCCAGCTTCCTGATGCCTCGATTTCCGCGATGGTTGTGAGGGCGACTTCCTTCTGCACTTCGGTGGTGTAGAAAATCGCCGATCGATAGCTCGGACCGACATCGCTGCCTTGTTGCTCGTAGGTCGTGGGGTCATGTATCTGGAAGAAGAGTTCCAAGAGCGAGCGATAGGCGAGAACGGAAGGGTCGAAGGTCACTTCCACTGCTTCCGCATGGCCGTAATGTCTCGCGTAGGTCGGATCAGGCATTTCTCCGCCTGTGTAACCGACACGCGTCGAAATGACTCCCCTGGCTCGGCGCAGCAAATCCTCCATGCCCCAGAAGCAGCCGCCTGCGAGAATTGCTCGCTCTGTCGCGGCCGCCCTATTGCCGGTAGGCGATTGGCTCACAGTCCGTTCGCCCTCCTCCGTGTGCGCCACGGTCAAGCCAGCCTCGCGGGATCCGCAGCCTGACTGGCGCTCAAGAGCTCGGTCTGCACGTCCGAACCCCGGATGAGACTCAGATCGACGGGACACCGATCAGCGATCGCGAGGATCCGAGCGCGCTGATCATCACTCAGCGGCCCATCGAGGACAATGGTGCGGGTGAACCGGTCGGGTGGCATCATGTCCGGCACCTTCTCGTGCTGCACGGTCGTGCTCGCCCGTTCGAGCGGAAAGCCCTTGCGGTTCGCATAGAGACGCATCGTCATCACCGTGCAGGCTGCGAGGCCGGCAGATACGAGTTCGTAGGGAGATAGTCCGGTCCCGAGGCCACCGACCGATGCTGGCTCGTCGGCGAACAGAGTGTGCTCGCCGCTGCGGACCTTGAGCTGGAACGTCCCTGCAAGAGTTTCGGTGGAGACGACGCCCTCCGCAACCTCGACCTGCGGAAGATCCGCGCTGAGTGGTGGGAGAAAGCGGCTCGCCCAAACCGCCACCATGGCCGCGGCGTAGTTCGCGTCCGCGACGTCGGTGAGAAGGTGATCCGCGTTGTCGAGCGAGATGAAGCTTTTAGGGTGCCTGGACGCGACGAAGATGCGCGACGCGTGGTCGATGCCGACCACCTGATCCAGCGGAGAGTGCATGACCAGCACCGGCCGTCGCAGGGAGGCAATGGCCTTCTCGACGTCGATCCCCTCAACCGCCTCAAGGAACCCTCGGCGAATGAGGAAGGGCCTACCGGCAATCTCCACCGAGGCCTCGCCCTCGCTCGCGATGGTGTCCAGATCATTCGGTCCGAAGAGGCGCAAGATATGCTGAAGGTCGGCCGGCGCACCAATCGTCGCTACCGCCGCAATATCAGGCATGTCGGCGGCGGCTACGATCGCAGCGGTGCCACCCAGGCTGTGCCCGACGAGGAGGGACGGTGACATGCCCGCCGCCGCCATCGCATTTGCGGCGGCCCGAAGGTCCTCGACGTCCGACGCGAAGTTCACAGGTTCTCCCGTCCCACCGCCGATCCCGGTCCCGGCGAAATCGAACCTCAAGACCCCGATGCCCGCACGCGACAGCGCGCGCGAGATGTGAACAGCGGCGCGACTGTCTTTCCCGCACGTGAAGCAGTGGGCGAAGATCGCCCAGCCCCGCGGCGTCCCT is part of the Enterobacter sp. RHBSTW-00175 genome and encodes:
- a CDS encoding YkgB family protein yields the protein MSIFDRYEFLVPEHGRRDLGLLRWALVIVFLWFGAMKFTAYEAYGIAPFIEHSPIMNWLGMFGTQGQSYFIGVIELSTGLVLILGAFRPLFSALGALMSAATYLITLTFFITTPGVAEQTAGGFPAISAAPGQFLLKDAVLLAASLVLLRASVRHRGALVLS
- the msrA gene encoding peptide-methionine (S)-S-oxide reductase MsrA, with product MEDLLRRARGVISTRVGYTGGEMPDPTYARHYGHAEAVEVTFDPSVLAYRSLLELFFQIHDPTTYEQQGSDVGPSYRSAIFYTTEVQKEVALTTIAEIEASGSWPGPVVSEINPEEPFWEAEPEHQEYLVRYPGGYSCHFVRPTWRLDRSDERPAVILDRKS
- a CDS encoding zinc-binding alcohol dehydrogenase family protein, whose protein sequence is MMTETVTNQAAWQKAPGQPLRIGVTALPHLAANEILIRNAAIAINPLDWILQDVALLPWLDYPAILGSDVSGEVAAVGGAVERFKVGDRVIGQAVGTTVNQPAQGAFQHHTIVLDHMAAPIPNNIAFADAAVLPLGLGTAASGLYGRTQLALAPPLHSPTARPEVVLVWGGSSSVGCNAIQLAVASGYRCVATASARNVGLLKELGASEVLDHSSPAIVEDVIEAMRGRSLAGTLHATGHMKDCFAVVARCEGSRRVAATLAPPDERSFGVEATHISGTSLKDDEVGPMIYREFLPQALAARTFVPAPPAKIVGQGLEMLQAALEALKAGVSAAKIVVTLP
- a CDS encoding YeeE/YedE thiosulfate transporter family protein, with protein sequence MGSFALELLLCVLAFGFGYAANQGGTCLVVAAHELHRRQPPKMFVGFLAASAAAGLVAVPIVWTGTLGATLAPSTSINFLLLIGAIAFGLGALINDTCLLGSLARLGDGEMRLLALPLGLTIGILAADHGRFGYDSTWPSLISKPSATGLVTLLAFLVVLVLALVFVSTKSVLRTKPGWSFGASMIGLGITGGLLYALSPAWTFADVIQRALPLRMSPAGEVALTAVISSIAGALTASFRQGNLRLQLPTANGILRSVVGGTLMGIGIALIPGGNDGLILAAVPTLSPGGIVAYLLMTTTIVFGFAARGKLFRRCLSRP
- a CDS encoding bifunctional alpha/beta hydrolase/OsmC family protein, translating into MDMAGRSFTFVSGAGSPLSGHLEPPEGTPRGWAIFAHCFTCGKDSRAAVHISRALSRAGIGVLRFDFAGTGIGGGTGEPVNFASDVEDLRAAANAMAAAGMSPSLLVGHSLGGTAAIVAAADMPDIAAVATIGAPADLQHILRLFGPNDLDTIASEGEASVEIAGRPFLIRRGFLEAVEGIDVEKAIASLRRPVLVMHSPLDQVVGIDHASRIFVASRHPKSFISLDNADHLLTDVADANYAAAMVAVWASRFLPPLSADLPQVEVAEGVVSTETLAGTFQLKVRSGEHTLFADEPASVGGLGTGLSPYELVSAGLAACTVMTMRLYANRKGFPLERASTTVQHEKVPDMMPPDRFTRTIVLDGPLSDDQRARILAIADRCPVDLSLIRGSDVQTELLSASQAADPARLA
- a CDS encoding DUF6314 family protein translates to MPTEIVAAIGEGALAYRESGILSLADGRVFSACRQYRYRLSEDSVVVEFADGPHIGTQFLSLSFSRTDTGLEASGVYACGDDTYHATYRILGPAAFEVVIMVQGPAKAYELVSRYSRSG
- a CDS encoding MarR family winged helix-turn-helix transcriptional regulator; this translates as MISDDIVRASSSRAPEAGPAASALALLAHKPGLSIRMLAIGVGLSHAGTVRLVDRLVSEGLIERREHSTDGRARSLYLTPTGKVASDEVLASRDQVIAEGLSILNPDELKTLSDIAERVLRNRLENLEQSYRICRLCCYEGCTNCPVDAELHERGVDREKNDDA